The Pseudomonas extremaustralis genome contains a region encoding:
- a CDS encoding IS3 family transposase (programmed frameshift) — MSNPRYPEEFKIQAVNQVTEKKLPVADVAARLGVSTHSLYAWIKRYSKPQAERQQDDDQHAELRRLRAELKRVTEERDNLKKGRRVLCQGVRLKYAFIKQRAGDYSIRRLCLTLKVHPSGYYAWLSEPQSVRAKDDQRLLGLIKHSWLESGGVYGYRKVHDDLREVGEDCGRHRVARLMRLEGLRSQTGYRRRPGKYGGKPAVASPNLLKRQFDVVEPNKVWVTDITYIRTYEGWLYLAVVLDLFSRQVVGWSMKSQMTSDLAIDALLMAVWRRKPKQEVMVHSDQGSQYSSADWRSFLKANNLVASMSRRGNCHDNAVAESFFQLLKRERIKRKIYSTREDARSDVFDYIEMFYNAKRRHGFNNQLSPVEFEKRYAMSLQGV; from the exons ATGAGCAACCCACGTTATCCCGAAGAGTTCAAAATCCAAGCGGTCAATCAAGTGACCGAAAAGAAGCTGCCTGTCGCTGATGTGGCGGCGCGTCTTGGCGTGTCGACGCATAGCCTCTATGCCTGGATAAAGCGCTACAGCAAACCTCAGGCAGAACGGCAGCAAGACGACGATCAGCACGCTGAACTGCGTCGTCTGCGAGCCGAACTCAAGCGCGTCACCGAAGAGCGAGACA ATCTTAAAAAAGGCCGCCGCGTACTTTGCCAAGGAGTGCGGTTGAAGTACGCCTTTATCAAGCAGCGAGCGGGCGATTATTCCATTCGACGGCTTTGCCTGACGCTGAAAGTCCATCCCAGCGGTTATTACGCCTGGCTGTCTGAGCCGCAATCTGTACGCGCCAAAGACGACCAGCGACTGCTGGGTTTGATCAAGCATTCCTGGCTGGAGAGCGGCGGCGTTTATGGCTATCGCAAAGTCCATGACGATCTGCGCGAAGTCGGTGAGGATTGTGGTCGGCATCGTGTGGCGAGGCTGATGCGTCTTGAAGGTCTGCGCTCTCAGACAGGGTATCGACGCCGTCCTGGCAAATACGGCGGTAAGCCAGCGGTCGCCTCACCCAATTTACTGAAGCGCCAGTTCGATGTCGTAGAACCCAACAAAGTTTGGGTCACCGACATCACTTACATTCGTACGTATGAAGGCTGGCTGTATTTGGCAGTGGTGCTGGATCTGTTTTCTCGTCAGGTCGTTGGCTGGTCAATGAAGTCGCAGATGACCAGTGATTTGGCCATTGATGCGTTATTGATGGCGGTCTGGAGGCGTAAACCGAAGCAGGAGGTGATGGTTCACTCTGACCAGGGCAGCCAGTACAGCAGCGCCGATTGGCGCAGTTTTTTGAAGGCGAACAATTTGGTTGCCAGCATGAGCCGCCGAGGCAATTGTCATGACAACGCCGTGGCTGAGAGCTTTTTCCAGCTTCTAAAGCGGGAACGGATCAAGCGGAAAATCTATTCCACGCGCGAAGATGCTCGTAGTGATGTGTTTGATTACATCGAGATGTTCTACAACGCAAAACGCCGCCATGGTTTCAACAATCAGCTGTCACCGGTAGAGTTTGAAAAGCGTTATGCAATGAGCTTGCAAGGTGTCTAG
- a CDS encoding ABC transporter ATP-binding protein translates to MLRIKGLNVQRGNGSQAHCVQLPELALARGQIVAITGESGCGKSTLLEAIGLLLAPVSVAQFSLAGRDVAALLEADDQPSLADMRARSLGFVLQNGGLLPFLNIRDNINLPRRLLGLDSQSSFVDNAISALSLEPLLDKLPQALSIGERQRAACVRAIAHQPALILADEPTAALDPHNARLLFELLLSLVEQSGLCALIVSHDWELVRSFDLPRLIAVSRPGETHFEASR, encoded by the coding sequence ATGCTCCGGATCAAAGGACTGAACGTACAACGAGGGAACGGTTCCCAGGCGCACTGCGTCCAGCTGCCTGAGCTGGCGCTGGCGCGGGGACAGATTGTCGCCATTACCGGTGAAAGCGGTTGTGGCAAGAGCACCCTGCTTGAAGCCATTGGCCTGCTACTGGCGCCAGTAAGCGTCGCGCAGTTCAGCCTCGCAGGCCGAGACGTGGCGGCACTGTTGGAAGCTGATGATCAACCGTCTCTGGCTGACATGCGGGCGCGCTCGTTGGGCTTCGTCCTGCAAAACGGCGGTCTTTTACCCTTCCTCAATATTCGCGACAACATCAACCTGCCCCGCCGATTGCTGGGGCTGGATAGCCAAAGCAGCTTCGTCGACAACGCGATTTCTGCTCTGAGTCTGGAGCCCTTGCTGGACAAGTTGCCCCAGGCGCTGTCGATCGGCGAGCGACAGCGGGCCGCCTGCGTGCGCGCCATCGCCCACCAACCGGCACTGATACTCGCCGACGAGCCGACTGCGGCCCTCGATCCGCATAACGCCAGGCTGTTGTTTGAACTCTTGCTGAGCCTGGTGGAGCAGTCAGGCCTGTGTGCGTTGATCGTCTCGCACGACTGGGAACTGGTGCGCAGCTTCGATCTTCCGCGGCTCATTGCCGTCAGCCGGCCTGGAGAGACGCACTTTGAAGCCTCTCGTTAG
- a CDS encoding ABC transporter permease: MKPLVSRFRLLASLAVADLWHDRKVSLCITASLVAVIAPLLLLFGLKHGVVSQLQDELLRDPRNLEIKLLSSGNFSEQWLLELQQRPETGFALGMTRSLNTQADLIGTGGRFVDNAEILPTAAGDPLLNMPASALLPGQVILSASAAERLSLTPGDTLRLVVQRRLDGVAEKGEIRLTLVAVMPAASFSRPAAFVHPDRLLELERFRDGFAIPSLGVMTGQTADHLTPRYARARLYARDIDSVASLERWLNAQHIETGSRLADIDNVKAINHVLGVIFGVIAGAALVGCVASLVGAFLANIDRKRRSLALLRLMGFTAPAVASYMVLQALALALIGYLGGILCYFAGSEAFNQLLGGQRITGSFICQITPVHGLVALLLSLVVAALVALAGVTRALQIQPAESLREL, from the coding sequence TTGAAGCCTCTCGTTAGCCGCTTTCGGCTGCTGGCGAGCCTCGCAGTCGCCGATCTGTGGCATGACCGCAAGGTTTCGTTGTGCATCACGGCTTCGTTGGTGGCAGTGATCGCTCCGTTACTGTTGCTGTTCGGGCTCAAACACGGCGTCGTCAGCCAACTGCAAGACGAGCTGCTGCGCGACCCACGCAATCTGGAAATCAAACTGCTGAGCAGCGGTAACTTCAGCGAACAGTGGCTGCTTGAACTCCAGCAGCGTCCGGAAACCGGGTTTGCCCTCGGGATGACGCGGTCGCTCAACACCCAGGCTGACTTGATCGGCACGGGTGGGCGCTTCGTCGACAATGCGGAAATCCTGCCCACTGCGGCCGGTGATCCACTGCTGAACATGCCCGCCAGCGCACTGCTGCCCGGCCAGGTCATTCTTAGCGCCAGCGCTGCCGAGCGCTTGTCCCTGACGCCGGGTGACACCCTGCGATTAGTTGTACAGCGGCGTCTGGATGGCGTCGCCGAAAAAGGAGAGATCCGGCTGACGCTGGTCGCTGTCATGCCTGCGGCCAGCTTCTCCAGGCCCGCTGCCTTTGTACACCCGGACCGGCTGCTTGAGCTGGAGCGTTTCCGCGACGGCTTCGCCATCCCGTCGCTTGGCGTGATGACAGGCCAGACAGCCGATCATCTGACCCCGCGCTATGCCCGTGCGCGCCTCTATGCCCGTGACATCGATAGTGTTGCTTCGCTGGAGCGCTGGCTCAATGCACAACATATCGAGACCGGCAGCCGGCTGGCAGACATCGACAACGTCAAGGCAATCAACCACGTCCTGGGGGTGATCTTCGGGGTCATCGCCGGTGCTGCGCTGGTGGGCTGCGTGGCATCGCTGGTGGGCGCGTTTCTGGCCAACATCGATCGCAAACGCCGGAGCCTGGCCCTGTTGAGGCTCATGGGTTTCACTGCACCGGCGGTGGCGAGCTACATGGTTTTACAAGCGTTGGCGCTGGCCTTGATCGGTTATCTGGGTGGAATCCTTTGCTACTTCGCCGGCAGCGAGGCGTTCAATCAATTACTGGGTGGCCAGCGCATCACCGGCAGTTTCATCTGCCAGATCACTCCTGTGCACGGCCTTGTGGCACTGCTGCTTTCACTCGTGGTAGCCGCATTGGTCGCCCTGGCTGGTGTGACCCGAGCCCTTCAAATCCAACCTGCGGAGAGTCTGCGTGAACTCTAG
- a CDS encoding vWA domain-containing protein, protein MTLLKLTLAACLCLSSGWALAADKPLLQEGKKTLFQRVLTTPGCHLSPAAGAPPGAEQPPFSRFYVYEHAKAGNADWIEVGPDSFGKTSGWLPAACTVDWKMQLTLAFTNPANRDRLMFFKERGTLEGILDAPDPVSVIAPLRAKLKQNAPAPGVLAQEPEYFIDMQKQFYLLPVLSGEEVMTEGGFRTRILNVASVSKADAALVQSTQAGATATSSQAGIDAASQLKEFSAAVVFVIDSTISMDPYIERTREAISKVYAQIAKENLGRQVKFGLVAFRSSTQAVPGLEYVTKMYADPNTVKDGADFMAKVADLKQAKVSSKSFDEDSYAGVMQAIDKVDWKPFGARYVVLITDAGALDADDKLSKTGLNAEQVRIEASNPGVAIYTLHLKTSAGSKDHAKAEAQYQVLSTFSGTNTSLYYPVDAGDINAFGSKVDALATAITGQVKAAYMGEDAIGSAMNAKAPPAEQKLVDDAALIGHAMRLAYLGEKTGSQAPPVFQAWIADRDPIKQNVPTTDVRVLLTKSQLSDLSDVLKKILDAANEGMISPSDMFERLRSVAATMGTDPNQLKQNGTAKLSELGVLGEYLDDLPYHSEVLNLDEETWKSWDGLAQEKFIRTLSTKLRHYQIYNADVDRWVSLADGSDARENVYPVPLEMMP, encoded by the coding sequence GTGACGTTGCTGAAACTGACACTTGCAGCCTGTTTGTGCCTGAGTTCGGGATGGGCCCTGGCTGCCGACAAACCCCTGCTGCAGGAAGGCAAGAAAACCTTGTTTCAGCGTGTACTCACCACGCCAGGATGCCATTTGAGCCCTGCCGCAGGTGCGCCGCCCGGTGCAGAGCAGCCGCCGTTCAGTCGGTTCTACGTTTACGAGCACGCCAAGGCTGGCAACGCTGACTGGATCGAAGTCGGGCCAGACAGTTTTGGCAAAACCTCGGGCTGGCTGCCGGCAGCCTGTACCGTCGACTGGAAAATGCAGTTGACCCTGGCGTTCACCAACCCGGCAAACCGCGACCGACTGATGTTCTTTAAAGAGCGCGGCACCCTAGAGGGCATTCTCGACGCGCCCGATCCGGTCAGCGTGATCGCTCCGCTGCGCGCCAAGCTCAAGCAAAATGCACCCGCGCCGGGCGTGCTTGCGCAAGAGCCGGAATACTTCATCGACATGCAGAAGCAGTTCTACCTGCTGCCCGTGCTCAGCGGTGAGGAAGTCATGACCGAGGGCGGGTTTCGGACTCGCATCCTCAATGTCGCCTCGGTCAGCAAAGCCGATGCAGCCCTCGTACAAAGCACTCAAGCAGGAGCAACGGCAACCTCGTCTCAGGCTGGCATCGACGCTGCCAGCCAACTAAAGGAATTTAGCGCTGCCGTGGTGTTTGTGATCGACTCGACCATCTCGATGGACCCGTATATCGAACGTACCCGCGAGGCAATCAGCAAGGTCTACGCTCAGATCGCCAAGGAAAACCTCGGTCGCCAGGTGAAATTCGGGCTAGTCGCGTTTCGCTCCAGCACACAGGCCGTGCCTGGGCTGGAGTATGTGACCAAGATGTACGCCGACCCCAATACAGTAAAAGACGGCGCGGATTTCATGGCGAAGGTCGCCGACCTGAAGCAGGCCAAAGTGTCGAGCAAGAGCTTTGACGAGGACTCCTACGCCGGGGTCATGCAAGCTATCGACAAGGTCGACTGGAAGCCATTCGGCGCACGCTATGTGGTCCTCATCACCGACGCAGGCGCACTGGATGCCGATGACAAGCTGTCCAAGACCGGTCTGAATGCCGAGCAAGTCAGGATTGAAGCCAGTAATCCAGGCGTAGCCATCTATACCCTTCATCTGAAAACATCCGCAGGTTCCAAAGACCACGCCAAGGCAGAGGCCCAGTACCAGGTACTCTCCACTTTCAGCGGCACTAACACGTCGCTGTATTACCCGGTGGATGCGGGTGATATCAATGCGTTCGGCAGCAAGGTCGATGCACTGGCCACCGCCATCACGGGCCAGGTCAAGGCGGCATACATGGGCGAGGACGCTATCGGCAGCGCCATGAACGCGAAGGCGCCGCCGGCGGAGCAGAAACTGGTCGACGACGCCGCGCTGATTGGCCATGCCATGCGCCTGGCGTATCTGGGCGAAAAAACCGGCAGCCAGGCACCTCCGGTATTTCAGGCATGGATCGCCGACCGCGACCCGATCAAGCAAAACGTCCCGACCACCGATGTCCGTGTGCTGCTGACCAAATCCCAGCTGAGTGATCTGAGTGATGTGCTCAAGAAAATCCTTGATGCGGCCAATGAAGGGATGATCTCCCCCAGCGACATGTTCGAGCGCCTGCGTTCGGTCGCCGCCACCATGGGTACGGATCCAAACCAACTCAAACAGAACGGCACCGCAAAGCTGTCCGAGCTGGGTGTCTTGGGTGAGTATCTGGATGACTTGCCGTATCACAGCGAAGTGCTGAACCTGGATGAGGAGACCTGGAAAAGCTGGGATGGTCTGGCTCAGGAGAAATTCATTCGGACACTGTCCACCAAACTGCGCCATTACCAGATCTATAACGCTGACGTCGATCGCTGGGTTTCCCTGGCCGATGGCAGCGACGCACGTGAGAACGTCTACCCGGTGCCGCTGGAAATGATGCCCTGA
- a CDS encoding glycoside hydrolase family 19 protein, which yields MPITEQQLLQILPNAGRQAGVFVPVLNAAMNRYSIVGTPRAAAFIAQVGHESGQLTRLVENLNYSADGLMKTWPSRFDLVRATACARKPEQIANVVYADRMGNAGPGDGWKYRGRGLIQVTGKTNYAACGEALGLDLINQPELLERPQYAAMSAAWFWSANGLNTLADAGDLTKITRRINGGLTGQADRQALYDKALKVLA from the coding sequence ATGCCAATCACCGAGCAGCAGTTGCTGCAGATCCTCCCGAACGCCGGACGCCAAGCCGGCGTTTTTGTTCCTGTCCTGAACGCCGCCATGAACCGCTACAGCATCGTCGGCACGCCGCGCGCCGCCGCGTTCATCGCCCAGGTCGGGCATGAGTCGGGCCAGTTGACGCGCCTGGTGGAAAACCTGAACTACAGCGCCGACGGGCTGATGAAGACCTGGCCGAGCCGGTTCGACTTGGTGCGAGCAACGGCATGTGCCCGCAAGCCTGAGCAGATCGCGAATGTCGTGTATGCCGATCGCATGGGTAACGCTGGCCCTGGTGACGGCTGGAAGTATCGCGGGCGAGGCCTGATCCAGGTGACTGGCAAGACGAACTATGCAGCCTGCGGAGAAGCCCTTGGCCTGGACCTGATCAATCAGCCTGAACTGCTGGAGCGGCCCCAATATGCAGCGATGTCGGCGGCATGGTTCTGGTCGGCCAATGGGCTGAATACCCTGGCCGATGCTGGCGACCTGACAAAGATCACCCGACGCATCAATGGTGGGCTCACCGGCCAGGCCGACCGCCAGGCGCTGTATGACAAGGCATTGAAGGTGCTGGCATGA
- a CDS encoding DUF2514 family protein → MSTIWLKTLPYIAAVLLALGALYGAYHRGVSNTNATWQAEWNSRDTRDAQAKERNEAAARATEQAWQLKLDKVTEDGQHAIDQATGDAATARASADGLRGAADALAARLAASQSGGNSCTAAASAAATRAVMVLADVLKRSDERSGDLAGYADQSRGRGVTCEQAYDSLGK, encoded by the coding sequence ATGAGCACGATCTGGCTGAAAACCCTTCCTTATATAGCAGCGGTGCTGCTGGCCCTTGGCGCGCTCTATGGCGCCTATCACCGCGGCGTGAGCAACACTAACGCGACGTGGCAGGCCGAATGGAACAGCCGCGATACACGCGATGCTCAGGCCAAGGAGCGGAACGAGGCCGCCGCGCGCGCCACAGAACAAGCCTGGCAACTCAAACTCGACAAGGTGACGGAAGATGGACAGCATGCGATCGATCAAGCGACTGGCGATGCTGCTACCGCTCGCGCTTCTGCTGACGGCCTGCGCGGAGCGGCCGACGCCCTTGCCGCTCGACTCGCAGCCAGTCAATCCGGCGGCAATTCCTGCACTGCCGCCGCAAGCGCGGCAGCTACCCGTGCCGTCATGGTGCTTGCCGACGTGCTCAAGCGCTCTGATGAGAGATCGGGCGATCTGGCAGGATATGCTGATCAAAGCAGGGGCCGAGGAGTAACCTGCGAGCAGGCGTATGACAGTTTGGGGAAATAG
- a CDS encoding SUMF1/EgtB/PvdO family nonheme iron enzyme: MPDAEDVVLPMPCDGAMVFRKVFIPLAGPLDDYPINIGGDNSEWGYVEQTHPAFIAGSFTAEKNAKSRFYLLAKYEMTELQYRALTQPECPAPSNKQRLPIVSVSWMQAMEAADKYNIWLRQNAADKLPTEDGVAGFVRLPTEVEWEFAARGGLNVSTAEFRDLHYPMPEGLNAYEWFSGTQSSNGQLQLTGLLKPNPLGLHDMLGNVDEMMFEPFRLNKLDRQHGQAGGYVVRGGDYRTATADIRSALRKERNYYDAKAPATSKTTGFRLALASSTLTSRDRVSSIETSWKKLGTGSGDSNQSNDKNTAQALGTLASTVEDEALKEKLKALENQLRASNQQQEESRDQAIRASLNLGAFLCTKMLDDGKYLDFLQKNYDLNCSAAEQDASCPMRKGKLDEQKDRLHKLSHYYASSLVDASTLYGEPLLARQVPVLGEIIARNEQLKELKPYLQTHWVNQQAFLKTQKIDTDAWLNRCKAVQ; this comes from the coding sequence ATGCCGGACGCCGAGGACGTCGTCCTGCCAATGCCCTGCGATGGCGCGATGGTGTTTCGCAAAGTCTTCATCCCCCTGGCCGGCCCCCTTGACGACTATCCGATCAATATCGGCGGCGACAACAGTGAATGGGGCTATGTGGAGCAGACGCACCCGGCGTTCATCGCCGGCAGCTTTACTGCCGAGAAAAATGCCAAATCCCGTTTCTATCTGCTGGCCAAGTACGAGATGACGGAATTGCAGTATCGAGCGCTCACTCAACCCGAGTGCCCTGCCCCGTCCAACAAGCAACGCCTGCCAATTGTTTCCGTCAGTTGGATGCAAGCGATGGAAGCTGCCGACAAATACAACATCTGGCTGCGGCAGAATGCAGCGGACAAGTTGCCCACCGAGGACGGAGTCGCCGGCTTTGTGCGCTTGCCTACGGAGGTTGAATGGGAGTTCGCGGCACGCGGCGGCCTGAATGTCAGCACGGCCGAGTTTCGAGACCTGCACTATCCGATGCCCGAGGGCCTGAACGCATATGAGTGGTTCTCCGGCACCCAATCGTCCAACGGTCAATTGCAACTGACAGGCTTGCTCAAGCCCAACCCGTTGGGCCTTCACGACATGCTGGGTAACGTCGACGAGATGATGTTCGAGCCGTTCCGGCTGAACAAGCTCGATCGACAGCACGGCCAGGCCGGAGGGTACGTGGTGCGTGGCGGTGACTATCGAACCGCCACAGCCGACATCCGCAGCGCCCTGCGCAAAGAACGCAATTACTACGACGCCAAGGCGCCCGCCACCAGCAAAACCACTGGATTTCGCCTGGCGCTGGCCTCCAGTACGCTGACCTCCCGCGACCGCGTGAGCAGCATTGAAACCAGCTGGAAAAAACTCGGGACCGGCAGCGGCGACAGCAACCAGAGCAATGACAAGAACACCGCCCAGGCCCTTGGCACGCTCGCTTCGACTGTCGAAGACGAGGCCTTGAAAGAAAAGCTCAAGGCGCTGGAAAACCAGCTGCGCGCCAGCAATCAACAGCAGGAAGAAAGCCGTGATCAGGCGATCCGCGCCAGCCTCAATCTGGGCGCATTCCTGTGCACGAAGATGCTCGACGACGGCAAATACCTGGACTTCCTGCAAAAGAATTACGACCTCAACTGCTCGGCAGCCGAGCAAGACGCCAGTTGCCCGATGCGCAAGGGCAAGCTCGATGAGCAGAAAGACCGCCTGCACAAGCTCAGCCACTATTACGCAAGCAGCCTCGTGGACGCCTCGACCCTTTACGGTGAGCCCCTACTGGCGCGCCAGGTCCCGGTCCTAGGCGAAATCATCGCGCGCAATGAGCAGCTCAAAGAACTCAAGCCGTACTTGCAGACCCACTGGGTCAATCAACAAGCCTTTCTCAAAACCCAGAAAATCGACACGGATGCCTGGCTGAACCGTTGTAAGGCAGTCCAGTAA
- a CDS encoding vWA domain-containing protein, giving the protein MQRITRDTTSCASELLSALESKVQLLQRYFPPSVASLYAIPRSGSEDSLQWWSDLGGQPLPYSNLDPTAQQALLVRYNQRQDAIGRLVEELQQRGKADDASTLRTLIGAPDLANLYSLNQEPVIIRWGLPPQLPPAAAPLTPADTSPAPSTKMAPRRWWLRLPLWLILLPLLLLLLWLLWTWRGGLWHLLHPVKIGNYACTQGAQPPDFAVVLDTSGSMNLNINTSPDDERWLNQVGENLPDSNPRKARILAEPTRLTVAKQAFESMIGQLHPDIQTRLITFRGCQGTVDHGVFAQNSRPQLISDVQRLGADGGTPLAASLVEAASKVDGRFQDSLVVMFVDGEDGCDQNACDVSAQIARQQPRLRVNVVNISDSTLSNCIAENTGGRVYAANEVGEVQRMLREAVEEVANTPACEDATAAE; this is encoded by the coding sequence ATGCAGCGCATTACCCGAGATACCACATCCTGCGCCTCAGAGCTTTTGAGTGCTCTGGAGAGCAAGGTCCAACTGCTGCAGCGCTACTTTCCCCCCAGTGTTGCAAGTCTGTACGCCATTCCGCGCTCGGGCAGCGAGGACAGCCTGCAATGGTGGTCTGACCTCGGCGGGCAGCCATTGCCCTACAGCAATCTTGACCCGACCGCTCAGCAGGCACTCCTGGTGCGCTACAACCAGCGCCAGGACGCCATAGGGCGACTAGTCGAGGAGTTGCAGCAGCGCGGAAAAGCCGATGACGCCAGCACGCTTCGTACGCTTATCGGTGCGCCGGATCTCGCCAACCTCTACAGCCTCAACCAGGAACCTGTCATCATCCGCTGGGGCTTGCCGCCGCAGCTACCTCCTGCTGCGGCGCCGCTTACACCCGCAGATACCTCGCCTGCCCCCTCTACGAAAATGGCCCCACGACGCTGGTGGCTGCGACTGCCTCTCTGGCTGATTCTCCTTCCGCTGCTGTTGCTTCTACTTTGGCTGCTATGGACCTGGCGTGGTGGCTTGTGGCACCTGCTGCACCCCGTAAAAATCGGCAACTACGCCTGCACTCAGGGCGCTCAACCCCCGGATTTCGCGGTGGTACTGGATACCTCCGGCTCCATGAACCTCAATATCAATACATCTCCCGATGACGAGAGGTGGTTGAACCAGGTCGGTGAAAATTTGCCAGATAGCAACCCCAGAAAAGCACGGATATTGGCAGAGCCCACCCGGCTGACAGTCGCAAAACAGGCATTCGAATCGATGATCGGCCAATTGCATCCGGACATTCAGACACGCCTGATCACCTTCCGTGGGTGCCAGGGTACGGTCGACCATGGTGTCTTTGCGCAAAATTCACGACCGCAGTTGATCAGCGACGTCCAACGGCTTGGCGCAGACGGTGGAACGCCATTGGCAGCGAGCCTGGTAGAGGCCGCGAGCAAAGTTGATGGTCGTTTCCAGGATTCACTGGTGGTGATGTTTGTCGACGGTGAAGACGGTTGTGATCAGAATGCATGTGACGTCTCCGCACAGATCGCCCGACAGCAGCCGAGACTGCGGGTAAACGTGGTCAACATCAGTGACAGCACCCTCTCGAACTGCATTGCCGAAAACACCGGTGGTCGTGTCTACGCCGCCAACGAAGTCGGTGAAGTGCAGCGAATGCTGCGTGAGGCGGTTGAAGAAGTCGCCAATACACCTGCCTGTGAGGATGCGACCGCAGCCGAGTGA